The following coding sequences are from one Clostridioides difficile ATCC 9689 = DSM 1296 window:
- a CDS encoding DEAD/DEAH box helicase — protein MKGKITMDFKSLGISENTINILKKSGITTPTPIQKESIKLIKEGKDVIAEAQTGTGKTLAFLLPIFENISLDINDIQVLILSPTRELAIQITEEAMKLKESKDVSILAAYGGKDIGSQIKKLKGNIHMIIATPGRLLDHLNRKTIDLSKLKTFVLDEADQMLLMGFKNEVEAILKETSNKKQTLCFSATINSQVKKLAYRYTKNPVVVSIQKEEITLNNIKQEVVETTDRKKLDALCKVLDEDNPFMAIIFCRTKRRVDNLEEALAIRGYNCQKLHSDIAQSKRERIMKSFRNLDIQYLIATDVASRGLDISGVSHIYNYDLPETPEDYIHRIGRTGRAGEEGYTCAFIDPKNERMLSEIETAIESKISRRIIEL, from the coding sequence ATGAAAGGTAAGATAACAATGGATTTCAAAAGCTTAGGGATTAGTGAAAATACAATAAATATTCTAAAAAAATCAGGAATAACAACACCTACACCTATACAAAAAGAAAGTATTAAACTAATAAAAGAAGGAAAAGATGTAATAGCAGAAGCTCAAACTGGAACAGGAAAAACACTAGCTTTTTTACTTCCGATATTTGAAAATATATCATTAGATATAAATGATATACAAGTACTTATACTTTCTCCTACAAGAGAACTAGCTATTCAAATAACAGAAGAAGCTATGAAACTTAAAGAATCTAAAGATGTAAGTATTCTTGCAGCATATGGAGGAAAAGATATTGGTTCTCAAATAAAGAAACTAAAAGGAAATATTCATATGATTATAGCTACACCAGGTAGGCTTTTAGACCATCTAAATAGAAAAACAATAGACCTTAGTAAGTTGAAGACTTTTGTTTTAGATGAAGCAGACCAAATGTTGCTTATGGGATTTAAAAATGAAGTGGAAGCTATTTTAAAAGAGACTTCAAACAAAAAGCAAACACTATGCTTTTCTGCAACTATAAATTCTCAAGTAAAAAAATTAGCTTATAGATACACAAAAAATCCTGTTGTAGTTTCTATTCAAAAAGAAGAAATCACTCTTAACAATATAAAACAAGAAGTAGTAGAAACTACAGATAGAAAAAAATTAGATGCCTTATGTAAGGTACTAGATGAAGATAATCCTTTTATGGCAATAATATTTTGTAGAACTAAGAGAAGGGTTGACAATCTTGAAGAAGCTCTTGCTATAAGAGGATATAATTGTCAAAAACTTCATAGTGATATTGCTCAATCAAAACGAGAAAGAATAATGAAATCATTTAGAAATTTAGATATACAATACTTAATAGCTACAGATGTAGCTTCTCGTGGTCTTGATATATCTGGAGTAAGTCATATATATAATTACGATTTACCAGAAACACCAGAAGACTACATCCACCGTATTGGTAGAACTGGTAGAGCTGG
- a CDS encoding GNAT family N-acetyltransferase: MIRKANMNDLESIMKIIKSTVEEMKTYNNTQWDENYPLEKDFVSDIKKQDLYIYEVDGEVAGFICLNYEEPEEYLGLNWSSNKKAMVIHRMAVNPNFRKTGIASKLVDFAEKLAVENNVSYLKSDTYSINSKMNLLLTKCGFIKIGEMSFLGKEKSFYCYDKIL, from the coding sequence ATGATTAGAAAAGCGAATATGAATGATTTAGAAAGCATTATGAAAATTATAAAATCTACAGTGGAAGAAATGAAGACTTATAATAATACACAATGGGATGAAAACTATCCATTAGAAAAAGACTTTGTTTCAGATATTAAGAAACAAGATTTATATATTTATGAAGTGGATGGAGAAGTAGCAGGGTTTATATGTCTTAATTATGAAGAGCCAGAAGAATATTTAGGCTTAAATTGGTCATCTAATAAAAAAGCAATGGTAATACATAGAATGGCTGTAAATCCAAACTTTAGAAAGACAGGAATAGCATCTAAGTTAGTTGATTTTGCTGAAAAATTAGCTGTAGAAAACAATGTATCATACTTAAAGAGCGATACATATTCAATAAACTCAAAAATGAATTTATTACTTACAAAGTGTGGTTTTATAAAAATCGGAGAAATGAGTTTTTTAGGAAAGGAGAAATCTTTCTACTGTTATGATAAAATATTATAA
- a CDS encoding phosphoribosylaminoimidazolecarboxamide formyltransferase produces the protein MARELELKYGCNPNQKPSKIYMKNGELPIEVLNGKPGYINFLDAFNSWQLVKELKEATGLPAATSFKHVSPAGAAVGVPLSDTLKQIYFVDDLELSPLACAYAMARGADRMSSYGDFIALSDVCDKETATIIAREVSDGIIAPGYTDEALEILKGKRKGNYNIVKIDENYTPEPIETKDVYGITFEQGRNEILINEDLLKDIPTDNKIFTDSAKRDLIIALITLKYTQSNSVCYAKDGQVIGVGAGQQSRIHCTRLAGNKADTWYLRQHPKVLNLKFKKDIGRPDRDNTIDVYLSDDYMDVLADGIWQNFFEEKPEPLTGEGKRAWLKTLTGVALGSDAFFPFGDNIERAKRSGVSFIAQPGGSIRDDNVILTCNKYNIVMAFTKNRLFHH, from the coding sequence ATGGCAAGAGAACTAGAATTAAAGTATGGCTGTAATCCAAATCAAAAACCATCAAAGATTTATATGAAGAATGGAGAACTTCCTATAGAAGTATTAAATGGAAAACCTGGATATATAAATTTTTTAGATGCATTTAATAGTTGGCAACTTGTGAAGGAATTAAAAGAAGCTACAGGTCTCCCAGCAGCAACTTCATTTAAACATGTAAGTCCAGCAGGAGCAGCAGTAGGGGTACCTTTATCAGATACTTTAAAGCAAATATATTTTGTTGATGATTTAGAGCTTTCTCCATTAGCTTGTGCTTATGCAATGGCAAGAGGAGCAGATAGAATGTCTTCTTATGGCGATTTTATAGCACTTTCAGATGTATGTGATAAGGAGACTGCAACTATTATAGCAAGAGAGGTTTCTGATGGTATAATAGCTCCAGGATATACAGATGAAGCCCTTGAAATATTAAAAGGAAAGCGTAAAGGCAACTATAATATTGTAAAAATAGATGAAAATTATACTCCTGAACCTATTGAAACAAAGGATGTTTATGGAATTACTTTTGAACAAGGTAGAAATGAAATATTAATAAATGAAGACCTATTAAAAGATATTCCAACTGATAATAAAATTTTTACAGATAGTGCAAAACGTGATTTAATTATAGCTCTTATTACATTAAAATATACACAATCAAATTCTGTTTGTTATGCTAAAGATGGACAAGTAATAGGGGTAGGTGCAGGTCAACAATCACGTATTCATTGTACTAGACTTGCAGGTAACAAAGCTGATACTTGGTATCTTCGTCAACATCCTAAAGTATTAAACTTAAAATTTAAAAAGGATATAGGTCGTCCAGATAGAGATAACACTATTGATGTATATCTTTCTGATGATTATATGGATGTGCTTGCTGATGGCATATGGCAAAACTTTTTTGAAGAAAAACCAGAGCCTCTAACTGGAGAAGGAAAAAGAGCATGGCTTAAAACTTTAACAGGAGTAGCACTTGGTTCAGATGCATTTTTCCCATTTGGAGATAATATAGAACGTGCAAAAAGAAGTGGGGTAAGTTTTATAGCACAACCAGGTGGTTCTATTCGTGATGATAATGTTATATTAACTTGTAATAAGTATAACATAGTCATGGCATTTACTAAAAATAGATTATTCCATCATTAA
- the nifV gene encoding homocitrate synthase, which produces MCVISKDRAKEIKIVDTTLRDGEQTAGVVFANREKIMIAEMLSDLGVDQIEVGIPTMGGDEKNVIKHICSRNLKSDIMAWNRAVIKDVEESISCGVDAVAISISVSDIHIENKLRTSRGWVLENMAKTVEFAKKNGLYVSVNGEDASRADIDFLTEFINVGKQAGADRFRYCDTVGVMNPFSIKNAIETLYERTNFDIEMHTHNDFGMATANALAGIAAGANYVGVTVNGLGERAGNAALEEVLMALKCVYKCDLNNIDTRKFRGICEYVAQASGRILPTWKPVVGDNMFIHESGIHADGALKDPHNYEPFDPSEVNLERKIVIGKHSGRAAVVNKLSEYEMYISPENATKLLNAIRATSIRLKRSLMDKEILQLYCDILAHEKGTTEEEAVRGSYI; this is translated from the coding sequence ATGTGCGTTATATCAAAAGATAGAGCAAAGGAAATAAAAATAGTAGATACTACTTTAAGAGATGGAGAGCAAACAGCTGGGGTTGTATTTGCAAATAGAGAAAAAATAATGATTGCTGAAATGTTAAGTGACCTAGGTGTTGACCAAATTGAAGTTGGTATACCTACTATGGGTGGAGATGAAAAAAATGTAATAAAGCACATATGTAGTAGAAATTTAAAATCAGATATAATGGCTTGGAATAGAGCAGTAATAAAAGATGTTGAAGAATCTATTTCTTGTGGTGTTGATGCAGTAGCTATATCAATATCAGTATCTGACATTCATATAGAAAATAAATTGAGAACTTCTAGAGGCTGGGTTTTAGAAAATATGGCTAAAACAGTTGAATTTGCAAAGAAAAATGGATTATATGTTTCAGTAAATGGAGAAGATGCTTCAAGAGCAGATATAGACTTCTTAACTGAATTTATAAATGTTGGAAAACAAGCAGGGGCAGATAGATTTAGATACTGTGATACAGTAGGAGTTATGAATCCTTTTTCTATAAAGAATGCAATAGAAACTCTTTATGAAAGAACTAATTTTGATATAGAAATGCATACACATAATGACTTTGGGATGGCAACTGCAAATGCACTTGCAGGAATAGCAGCAGGAGCAAATTATGTTGGTGTTACAGTAAATGGATTAGGTGAAAGAGCAGGAAATGCAGCATTAGAAGAAGTTTTAATGGCACTTAAGTGTGTTTATAAATGTGATTTAAATAATATAGATACTAGAAAATTTAGAGGAATATGTGAGTATGTAGCACAGGCATCAGGAAGAATACTTCCTACATGGAAACCAGTAGTTGGGGATAATATGTTTATACATGAATCTGGTATACATGCAGATGGAGCTTTAAAAGACCCACATAACTATGAACCATTTGACCCAAGTGAAGTAAATCTTGAAAGAAAAATAGTAATAGGTAAACATTCAGGAAGAGCTGCAGTTGTAAATAAGTTGAGTGAATATGAAATGTATATTTCTCCAGAAAACGCTACCAAGCTATTAAATGCTATAAGAGCTACATCTATAAGATTAAAAAGAAGTTTAATGGATAAAGAAATTCTTCAATTATATTGTGATATACTAGCACATGAGAAAGGCACAACAGAAGAAGAAGCAGTTAGAGGTTCATATATTTAA
- a CDS encoding aconitate hydratase: MGDNIVYKIIKKHIVDGEAVAGSSIGIKIDQTLTQDSTGTMTYLQLEAMGIDKVKTKRSVAFVDHNMLQQGFENADDHKYIQTVADKYGVYFSKPGNGICHQVFLERFSTPGDTLLGSDSHTPTAGGVGMMAIGAGGLDVALAMAGGAYYIKAPKVCKVNLVGKLNNMVSSKDIILEVLRKQTVKGGVGKVYEYGGEGVKSLSVPQRATITNMGAELGATTSIFPSDEKTLEFFKSQGREEAWIELKPDADAVYDEEITINLDELKPLAAKPHSPDNVDEVENIGKIKIDQVAIGSCTNSSYEDLMKVAQILKGNKVHKDVSLVIAPGSRQVMEMIARNGALADIISAGARILENSCGPCIGMGQSPGTDSVSLRTFNRNFYGRSGTLSAQVYLVSPEVAAVSAIKGVLTDPREFDIKFTNLDVNEFLIDDSMIIKPADVGSDVEVVRGPNIKPFPLNTELSQSIGGKVILKTEDNITTDHIMPSNAKLLPFRSNIPYLANYCFNTVDTEFPQRAKDNNGGFIVGGDNYGQGSSREHAALAPLYLGVKGVIVKSFARIHKANLINSGIIPMEFCDEKDYENISLLDNLEIPNILDNLGSGILEVKNTTKGTSFKVKVELSAKEVDVLKAGGKLNYTKNQAN; this comes from the coding sequence ATGGGAGATAATATAGTTTATAAAATAATTAAAAAACATATAGTAGATGGAGAAGCTGTTGCTGGAAGTTCAATTGGTATAAAAATAGACCAAACTTTAACACAAGATTCTACTGGAACAATGACATATCTTCAACTAGAAGCTATGGGAATAGATAAAGTAAAGACTAAAAGAAGTGTGGCATTTGTAGACCATAATATGTTACAACAAGGATTTGAAAATGCAGACGACCATAAGTATATACAAACAGTGGCAGATAAATATGGAGTTTATTTCTCTAAGCCAGGAAATGGTATTTGTCATCAAGTATTTTTAGAAAGATTTTCAACACCAGGAGATACACTTTTAGGTTCTGATAGCCACACACCTACTGCTGGAGGTGTGGGCATGATGGCTATTGGAGCTGGTGGATTAGATGTTGCTTTAGCCATGGCAGGAGGAGCATACTATATAAAAGCACCAAAAGTCTGTAAGGTGAATCTAGTTGGAAAATTAAATAATATGGTATCATCAAAAGATATAATATTAGAAGTGTTAAGAAAACAAACTGTAAAAGGTGGAGTAGGTAAAGTTTATGAATATGGTGGAGAAGGTGTCAAAAGCCTATCTGTTCCACAAAGAGCTACAATAACAAATATGGGGGCTGAACTTGGAGCAACTACTTCAATCTTCCCAAGTGATGAAAAAACACTAGAATTTTTTAAGAGTCAAGGAAGAGAAGAGGCATGGATAGAGCTAAAACCAGATGCAGATGCAGTTTATGATGAAGAGATTACTATAAACTTGGATGAATTAAAACCATTAGCTGCAAAACCTCATAGCCCAGACAATGTAGATGAAGTTGAAAATATAGGCAAGATTAAAATAGACCAAGTGGCAATAGGAAGTTGTACAAATTCTTCTTATGAAGACTTAATGAAAGTAGCACAAATCCTGAAAGGAAATAAAGTACATAAGGATGTGAGTTTGGTAATAGCACCAGGTTCAAGACAAGTTATGGAGATGATTGCTAGAAATGGGGCTTTGGCAGATATAATAAGTGCTGGAGCTAGAATACTAGAAAATTCTTGTGGTCCATGTATTGGTATGGGTCAATCTCCAGGTACTGACTCTGTGTCTTTAAGAACTTTCAATAGAAATTTCTATGGTAGAAGTGGGACTTTGTCAGCACAAGTATATTTAGTAAGTCCAGAAGTGGCAGCAGTAAGTGCAATCAAGGGAGTGCTTACAGACCCAAGAGAATTTGATATTAAATTTACAAATTTAGATGTAAATGAATTTTTGATAGATGATAGCATGATAATTAAACCTGCTGATGTAGGAAGTGATGTAGAAGTAGTTAGAGGGCCTAATATAAAACCTTTCCCTCTTAATACAGAGCTAAGTCAGTCTATAGGTGGAAAAGTTATATTAAAGACAGAAGATAATATAACTACTGACCATATAATGCCATCAAATGCTAAGTTACTTCCTTTTAGAAGTAATATACCGTATCTTGCAAACTATTGTTTCAATACTGTAGATACAGAATTTCCTCAGAGAGCAAAAGACAATAATGGTGGATTTATAGTTGGTGGAGATAATTATGGTCAAGGTTCAAGTAGAGAACATGCAGCTTTAGCACCATTATATCTAGGTGTTAAAGGGGTAATAGTTAAGAGCTTTGCAAGAATCCACAAGGCTAACTTGATAAATAGTGGTATAATTCCAATGGAGTTTTGTGATGAGAAAGATTATGAAAATATATCTCTTTTAGATAATCTGGAGATACCAAATATTTTAGACAATCTAGGTAGTGGAATTTTAGAAGTTAAGAATACAACTAAAGGAACTTCTTTTAAGGTCAAAGTAGAATTGTCAGCAAAAGAAGTTGATGTATTAAAAGCTGGTGGAAAATTAAACTACACTAAAAATCAAGCTAATTAA
- a CDS encoding CPBP family intramembrane glutamic endopeptidase, producing MKYSYKKCIIDSILLMFIVQILRMILNYVLLSQFEFTLENFNIINLISFTLVGLSLILFLKDNSLYNKVRNRKITEAFEENKNNILIEKCKLILFVVVLSLAIIVTYCTKGYVLFNVTMMTLSVLIVPIFEELFFREYIWNYLSNFIKSKSKIICITSILSGIYNIGYIDVIRNYVILYNNSSYTFEVIISKIMIGTVFGIVLGLVKYRFRDVGFCILLRSLFAIFIR from the coding sequence ATGAAGTATAGTTACAAAAAATGCATAATAGATTCTATTTTATTGATGTTTATAGTTCAAATATTAAGGATGATTTTGAATTATGTACTTCTAAGTCAATTTGAATTTACTCTTGAAAATTTTAATATTATAAACTTAATTTCTTTTACATTAGTTGGTTTATCGTTAATTTTATTTTTAAAAGATAATTCTTTGTATAACAAGGTTAGAAATAGAAAAATCACAGAAGCTTTTGAAGAAAATAAAAACAATATACTTATTGAAAAGTGTAAGCTGATACTTTTTGTTGTGGTTTTATCTTTAGCAATAATTGTAACTTATTGTACTAAGGGATATGTACTTTTTAATGTAACTATGATGACTTTGTCTGTATTGATAGTTCCAATATTTGAAGAGTTATTTTTTAGAGAATATATATGGAACTATCTAAGTAATTTTATAAAGTCAAAGAGTAAAATTATCTGTATAACATCTATACTATCTGGAATTTATAATATAGGATACATAGATGTTATAAGAAATTATGTAATATTGTATAACAATTCGAGCTACACCTTTGAAGTTATTATTTCAAAAATTATGATAGGTACTGTTTTTGGTATTGTACTTGGATTAGTTAAGTATAGGTTTAGAGATGTAGGGTTTTGTATATTATTGAGGAGCTTATTTGCTATATTTATTAGGTAG
- a CDS encoding MarR family winged helix-turn-helix transcriptional regulator has product MIKTLDSNILREVGTLSRAVNSINDIKYKELKLQKGQFTFLTRICENPGINLVELSNMLKVDKATTTKAIQKLIKAGYVDKKQDEFDKRGYNLTPTDKSLEVYELIIEEENRSIEICFDNFTDEEKQVVTKLLEKMSKNVENEWFKVKR; this is encoded by the coding sequence TTGATTAAGACTTTAGACAGTAATATATTAAGAGAAGTAGGTACTTTATCTAGAGCAGTAAATTCAATAAATGATATTAAGTACAAGGAATTAAAGTTACAAAAAGGACAATTTACATTTTTGACAAGAATCTGTGAAAATCCTGGTATAAATCTTGTGGAATTATCAAATATGTTAAAGGTAGACAAGGCTACAACAACCAAGGCTATACAAAAATTAATAAAGGCAGGATATGTAGATAAAAAGCAGGATGAGTTTGATAAAAGAGGATATAATTTAACTCCAACTGATAAATCTTTGGAAGTTTATGAGTTGATAATTGAAGAAGAGAATAGAAGTATAGAGATATGTTTTGATAATTTTACAGATGAAGAAAAACAAGTGGTAACTAAGTTATTAGAAAAAATGAGCAAAAACGTAGAAAATGAATGGTTTAAAGTAAAGAGATAG
- a CDS encoding helix-turn-helix domain-containing protein, protein MGIFKTKMDEDWKVNYIKEFNEMRDSYESKLQKKQFEVDSLKSELDRLRSYKNSLKPKEKQITDDDINNIKSLRRDGLSYKEISNQTSWSKATVSRVLNGLYD, encoded by the coding sequence ATGGGTATATTTAAAACAAAAATGGATGAGGACTGGAAAGTAAACTACATTAAAGAGTTTAATGAAATGAGAGATTCTTATGAGAGTAAACTTCAAAAAAAACAGTTTGAGGTAGATAGTTTGAAATCAGAATTGGATAGACTAAGAAGCTATAAAAATAGCCTTAAGCCAAAAGAAAAACAAATTACTGATGATGATATAAATAATATAAAGAGTTTAAGAAGAGATGGCTTAAGCTATAAAGAAATTTCAAATCAAACAAGTTGGAGCAAAGCAACTGTAAGTAGGGTATTAAATGGACTTTACGATTAG
- a CDS encoding fumarylacetoacetate hydrolase family protein yields the protein MKFVTFCSSNEEKIGVFNSETNSIYEINSLGLSKLYTDMNDFIENVSTGDLEKIKNNSFENAKCYKLEEVKLCSPIVRPKKDIICLGLNYKDHVNEIPDGVIKNVVMPDYPIYFSKRADKIIGVDDKISLHGDLVEKLDYESELAVIIGKEGINISKEDAYEYIFGYTIVNDISERALQDKHVQWFRGKSLDTHTSMGPYIVHKEEFEHPLKLDISSVVNGEVRQNSNTEYFIFDIPTIINDLSRGMTLKPGDIISTGTPAGVAMGMNPQVYLKHGDIVECKVEGIGVLKNIVD from the coding sequence ATGAAATTTGTGACTTTTTGTAGTAGCAATGAAGAAAAAATAGGTGTATTTAATTCAGAAACAAATAGTATATATGAAATTAATAGTTTAGGATTAAGTAAATTATATACTGATATGAATGATTTTATTGAAAACGTATCTACAGGAGATTTAGAAAAAATAAAAAACAATTCATTTGAAAACGCAAAGTGTTATAAGTTAGAAGAAGTTAAATTATGTTCCCCAATTGTAAGACCTAAAAAAGATATTATATGTTTAGGTCTAAACTATAAAGACCATGTCAATGAAATCCCAGATGGAGTTATAAAAAACGTAGTTATGCCAGATTATCCAATTTATTTTTCTAAGAGAGCAGACAAAATAATTGGAGTGGATGATAAGATAAGCTTACATGGAGATTTGGTAGAGAAGTTGGACTATGAATCAGAACTTGCAGTAATCATAGGTAAAGAAGGTATAAATATATCAAAAGAAGATGCTTATGAATATATATTTGGATATACAATAGTAAATGATATAAGTGAAAGAGCACTTCAAGATAAACATGTTCAATGGTTTAGAGGAAAAAGCTTAGACACACATACATCTATGGGACCTTATATAGTACATAAAGAAGAATTTGAACATCCTTTAAAATTAGATATAAGTAGTGTAGTAAATGGAGAAGTAAGACAAAATTCTAATACAGAGTACTTTATATTTGATATACCTACTATAATAAATGATTTATCAAGAGGAATGACTCTAAAGCCAGGAGATATAATTTCAACTGGAACTCCAGCAGGGGTTGCTATGGGGATGAATCCTCAAGTATATTTAAAGCATGGCGATATAGTTGAATGTAAAGTCGAAGGAATAGGAGTTTTAAAAAATATAGTTGATTAA
- a CDS encoding isocitrate/isopropylmalate dehydrogenase family protein: MYKVTLIPGDGIGPEVAKAMKKVVEATGVEIEWEEVNAGEAVIEEYGTPLPEYIIDSIKKNKIAIKGPITTPVGKGFRSVNVTLRQALDLYVNLRPIKSFKGIKSRYEDVDLVVVRENTEDLYAGIEHKIGDYAAESIKIITRSASERIVDFACNYVKDNKRKKVTAIHKANIMKMSDGLFLDVFREVASKHGVEYDDLIVDAAAMNLVLNPENYDVMVMPNLYGDILSDLGAGLVGGLGIIPSANIGKDCAIFEAVHGSAPQIAGQNKANPTALIQSSVMMLRYLGEYENAQKIETALEKVFLEGSKLTVDLGGSASTTEFADEVCKYIV; the protein is encoded by the coding sequence ATGTATAAAGTGACACTTATACCAGGAGATGGAATAGGACCAGAAGTTGCGAAAGCTATGAAAAAGGTAGTAGAAGCTACTGGAGTAGAAATAGAATGGGAAGAAGTTAATGCAGGAGAGGCAGTTATTGAAGAGTATGGTACTCCACTTCCTGAATATATTATAGATAGTATAAAAAAGAACAAAATAGCTATAAAAGGCCCAATTACTACTCCTGTAGGTAAAGGATTTAGGAGTGTAAATGTAACTTTAAGACAGGCATTAGATTTGTATGTCAATTTAAGACCTATTAAAAGTTTTAAGGGGATAAAATCAAGATATGAAGATGTTGATTTAGTGGTTGTAAGAGAAAATACAGAAGATTTATATGCTGGAATAGAACATAAAATAGGTGATTATGCAGCTGAAAGTATAAAGATAATAACAAGAAGTGCAAGTGAAAGAATTGTTGATTTTGCATGTAACTATGTTAAAGATAATAAGAGAAAAAAAGTTACAGCTATACATAAGGCAAATATAATGAAAATGTCTGATGGATTGTTTTTAGATGTGTTTAGAGAAGTTGCATCAAAACATGGTGTAGAATATGATGATTTGATTGTAGATGCAGCAGCTATGAACTTAGTTTTAAATCCAGAAAATTATGATGTAATGGTAATGCCAAATCTTTATGGAGATATACTATCAGATTTAGGTGCTGGGCTTGTTGGAGGTTTAGGTATAATTCCAAGTGCAAATATTGGTAAAGATTGTGCGATATTTGAAGCTGTTCATGGAAGTGCTCCACAAATAGCAGGTCAAAATAAGGCTAATCCAACAGCACTTATTCAATCATCAGTAATGATGCTTAGATACTTAGGTGAATATGAAAATGCACAAAAAATAGAAACAGCTTTAGAAAAAGTATTTCTTGAAGGAAGTAAATTGACTGTAGATTTGGGTGGCTCAGCTTCTACTACAGAGTTTGCGGATGAGGTGTGTAAGTATATTGTATAG
- a CDS encoding nitroreductase family protein: MIGFLKKRRSIRKYKDVEVEKEKLDKILKAALLAPSSKGLRTWEFIVVDDKEKLINLSQCRTKGGGFFLKNAPLAIVIIADKEKNDVWIEDASIAASYIQLQAHELGLGSCWIQVRNRMHDDNIEADKYIREELKVPSKYSVECIISIGYPDEEKKAYSDSDLDYKKVHFNNF; encoded by the coding sequence ATGATTGGATTTCTAAAGAAAAGAAGAAGTATTAGAAAATACAAGGATGTTGAAGTAGAAAAAGAAAAATTAGATAAAATATTAAAAGCTGCTCTTTTAGCTCCATCATCAAAGGGGCTTAGAACATGGGAATTTATAGTGGTAGATGATAAAGAAAAGCTAATTAATTTATCTCAATGTAGAACTAAAGGTGGTGGATTTTTCTTAAAAAATGCACCTTTAGCTATTGTAATTATTGCAGATAAAGAAAAAAATGATGTTTGGATAGAGGATGCAAGTATAGCTGCTTCATACATACAACTTCAAGCTCATGAACTAGGTTTAGGTTCTTGTTGGATACAAGTAAGAAATAGAATGCATGATGATAATATAGAAGCTGATAAGTACATTAGAGAAGAATTAAAAGTACCTAGCAAGTACAGTGTAGAATGTATAATTTCTATAGGATATCCTGATGAAGAAAAGAAAGCATACAGTGACTCTGATTTAGACTATAAAAAGGTTCATTTTAACAACTTTTAG